A section of the Pseudomonas tritici genome encodes:
- a CDS encoding phosphoribosylanthranilate isomerase: MSAVRSKICGITRIEDALAAVEAGADAIGFVFYAKSPRAVNVLQARAIIAALPPFVTTVGLFVNASRCELNETLDAVPLDMLQFHGDETAEECESYQRPYIKALRVKAGDDIAAACADYDGARGILLDTYVEGVPGGTGEAFDWSLIPEGLSKPIILAGGLNPANIAAAIEQVRPYAVDVSGGVEQAKGIKDHNKIRAFMRAVRNSGGGM; encoded by the coding sequence ATGTCAGCCGTTCGCAGCAAGATTTGCGGGATTACCCGCATAGAAGACGCGCTGGCGGCAGTCGAGGCAGGCGCGGATGCCATCGGTTTCGTGTTTTACGCCAAGAGCCCGCGGGCGGTGAATGTGTTGCAGGCGCGGGCGATCATTGCCGCATTGCCGCCGTTCGTGACCACCGTGGGTCTGTTCGTCAACGCCAGCCGGTGTGAGCTCAACGAAACCTTGGATGCCGTACCGTTGGACATGTTGCAGTTCCATGGCGACGAAACGGCGGAAGAATGTGAAAGCTACCAGCGCCCGTATATCAAGGCGTTGCGAGTCAAGGCCGGGGATGACATCGCGGCGGCGTGTGCCGACTATGATGGCGCTCGCGGGATTCTGCTCGACACCTACGTCGAAGGCGTGCCCGGCGGTACCGGCGAAGCGTTTGATTGGTCGCTGATTCCCGAAGGTTTGAGCAAGCCGATCATCCTGGCTGGCGGGCTCAACCCTGCGAATATCGCGGCCGCGATCGAACAGGTTCGGCCTTATGCCGTGGATGTCAGTGGTGGGGTAGAGCAGGCCAAGGGCATCAAGGATCACAACAAGATTCGCGCATTCATGCG
- the truA gene encoding tRNA pseudouridine(38-40) synthase TruA, which produces MAAAGFYRIALGVEYKGSRYRGWQRQASGVLTVQETLEKALSKVADSPVSLMCAGRTDAGVHACGQVVHFDTQAERSMKAWVMGANINLPHDVSVSWAKVMPAHFHARFKAIARRYRYVIYNDQIRPAHLNEEITWNHRPLDAERMAEAAQHLVGVHDFSAFRAGQCQAKSPIKEVHHLRVTRHGKMIVLDIRAGAFLHHMVRNIAGVLMTIGTGERPVEWAKEVLESRIRRTGGVTAHPFGLYLVDVEYRDEFELPERFIGPHFLTGFSELGG; this is translated from the coding sequence ATGGCGGCCGCAGGCTTTTACCGCATCGCCCTTGGCGTGGAATACAAAGGCTCGCGCTATCGCGGCTGGCAGCGCCAGGCCTCCGGTGTGCTGACGGTGCAGGAAACCCTGGAAAAGGCCCTGTCCAAAGTCGCCGATTCACCGGTATCGCTGATGTGTGCCGGGCGCACCGACGCAGGCGTGCACGCCTGCGGCCAGGTGGTGCACTTCGACACCCAGGCTGAACGGTCAATGAAAGCGTGGGTGATGGGCGCCAACATCAATCTGCCCCATGACGTCAGTGTCAGCTGGGCCAAGGTGATGCCGGCGCACTTTCATGCGCGCTTCAAGGCGATCGCCCGGCGTTATCGCTACGTGATCTACAACGATCAGATCCGCCCGGCGCACCTCAACGAAGAAATTACCTGGAACCACCGCCCGTTGGACGCTGAGCGCATGGCCGAAGCTGCGCAGCACCTGGTGGGCGTGCATGACTTCAGTGCCTTTCGTGCCGGCCAGTGCCAGGCCAAGTCGCCGATCAAGGAAGTCCACCACCTGCGGGTGACCCGACACGGCAAGATGATTGTGCTGGATATCCGCGCCGGGGCCTTCCTGCACCATATGGTTCGAAACATTGCCGGGGTGCTGATGACCATCGGCACGGGCGAGCGCCCGGTGGAGTGGGCCAAGGAAGTACTGGAAAGCCGCATCCGCCGCACGGGCGGGGTCACGGCACATCCGTTCGGCCTGTACCTGGTGGATGTGGAGTACCGCGACGAGTTCGAATTGCCGGAACGTTTCATCGGGCCACACTTCCTCACAGGTTTCAGCGAACTTGGCGGCTGA